Below is a window of Haloterrigena alkaliphila DNA.
ACTACGGGACGAGTCCGTGGCGCGTCGTGGCGACGTCGCTCCTGTTGATCTTCGTCTGCGCGGCGCTGTACCCGCTGACCGGAGGCATTCAGGAGGTCGGAACCGAGACCGCGGTCACGTACGATATCGACGATCCGACAGAGACGCCCGGCCCCGTCCTCGTCCGGGCGTTCCTCAAGAGCCTCTACTTCAGCGTCATCACCTTCGCGACGCTCGGCTACGGCGACATCCAGCCGGTCGAGGGGTGGGCCCGCGCGATCGCCGGGATCGAAACCCTGCTCGGATCGCTGCTGATGGCGCTGCTGGTGTTCGTCCTGACCAGGAGCGTCCACTACTGAGCGTCGCCGGCTGCGGATCGATCGGAAGCGCCGTTCCTATCGCGTCGGTTCGTGTGGCAGTTCCCGCAACCGCTCCTCGAGACAGACCTTGACGATCGACTTCGCGATCTCGGCGCCACCCCGGAGCGGGTCGAGTTTCGTTTCGCCGGCGCGCTCGCGGTACTCGATGGGGTGCTCGCGGATATCGTACCCTCGCATCAGCGGTCGAATCAGGAGTTCCGCGGAGAGGCCGGTGTTCTCGGTCCACTCGATCGATTCGACAACGTCGCGTCGGTAGGCCCGCATGCCGGTCGTCGTGTCGTGAACGCGGGTGCCCATCAGCACGCTGGCGATGGCCGCGAAGGCGTGGTTCCCGAAGCGGTTGAACGCCGGCATCGCGTCGGCGCCGTGGTAGAGCCGGTCGCCGCTGACGACGTCGTACCCCTCGTTGATCAACTCGAGGAACTCGGGGAGTTGCTCCATCGGGTAGGTGTCGTCGCAGTCGGTCGTGACCACGATGGGGCGGTCGGGCTCGAGAACGGCCGCGCGGACCGCGACGCCGTACCCCTGTGGCTCCTGTTCGATCACCGTCGCGCCGTGCTCGCGGGCGATTTCGGGCGTGCGGTCCGAGGAGCCGTCGACGCAGACGACCTCGGCCTTCCCGTCGGTGATTTCCTCGACGTCCGAGAGCACTTTGCCGATCGCTTCCGCCTCGTTGTAGGTTCCCATGACGACGCTGACGTCTTCGAAGGTGTACTCGCCAGCCTCGTCGCCGCTCACGGTGTCGATACCGTCGTCCGTTCCGTCCGTCCCGCGTTCGTTTCCGTCGGGAGCCTCGGCGCTACTCATTATCAGCACTCCCTGCGGGCCGCACTTATATTTTTAGGTTCGCCTAAAATGTGGCGGTGGGGTTACAGCACTTCGAGCACGTGATCCGCCGCCTTCAGCGCCAGCGCCGCGATCGTCAGCGTCGGGTTCGTCGCGCCGCCGGTCGGGAAGACGCTGCTCGAGGCGATCCAGCAGTTCTCGAGGTCGTGGGTCCGCAGATCTGGGCCGACGACGCTCTCGGCCGGATCGTCGCTCATCCGGGTCGTCCCCATGTGGTGGAAGGCCGGGCCGGCGTTCTCCGGACCGACCTGCCAGGTGATCTCTGCGCCGAGTTCCCCCAGCACTCGCTCCTGGATCTCGTTCGCCCGATCGAGGGTTCGCAGCGCCCGATCGTCGATCGTCCAGTGGACGTCCGGAACGGGGTTGCCGCGGTCGTCCGTGCGGTCGGGATCGAGTCCGATGTAGCTGTCTTCGCGGGGGAGTTGCTCAACCAGCGCGCCCACGCCGATCTGGTTGCCGTACTCCGTTCGGAGGCGCTCGAGCAGGTCGTCGCCCCAGTCCTCGCCCTCGAGGGCCATCGCCGGCGGCGCCATCTCGAGCGCTGCCGGGCCGCCGTAGTTCAGGAACTCGAGTTTGAACGGCGCGTACTCAGCGTCGGCGTCGTCGTAGAACTGGTGGGACTCGCTGGTGAGGAAGCCGACGTGGTTCAGTCGGGTCCGCTCGTCGAGGATCCCGCCCGTCCCCGCGAACAGGTGCTCCATGAAGAACTTGCCGACCGTCCCGCTCGAGTTAGCGAGGCCGTCGGGATAGTGGCTCGATTCGGAGAGCAACAGCAAGCGGGGCGTCTCGACGCCGCCGCAGGCGACCACGAACGCGTCCGCGTGCTGGCGGTGCTCCTCGCCGTCGGGCGCGGCGTAGACGGCGGCGTCGATCGCGTCGGGGCCGTGTGCTAAGCGCTGGACGGGGACGCGGTCGATCACCGTCGCGCCCTTTGTCTCGGCGCGCTCGACGTGGACCGTCGCGTCGTACTTCGCGCCGGACGGACAGACCGGTTCGCAGGTGCCGTAGCCGACGCAGGCGCTCCGGCCGTCGTAGCGTTCCGAGTTGCGGGCGTTGGGCACGGAGTGCATCGCGATCTCGAGTTCCTCGCAGGCCTCGGCGAACAGCGAGTCGCTGTAGGAGGGCGGAAACGCCGGCATCGGATGGGGTTCCTCTCGGGGCGGCGCGAAGGGGTTGTCGTCGGCCCCGGCGATGCCGAGTTCCCGCTCGGCCTCGGCGTAGTAGGGCCGCAGGTCCTCGTAGTCGATCGGCCAGTCGGGCCCGACGCCGCGAGCGCTGGCGGAGTTGAAGTCGTCCTCGTGGAGCCGCATCACCATCCCCTGCCAGTGCAGCGTCGAGCCGCCGACGCCCTTGGCACGGGTGTAGTTCAGCGGGTAGTGGCGCGCGCCCGAACTCTCGTAGGCGTCCCGCTCGGGGTGGCCGTCCCAGACGGCCGGCCGGTCGTAGGCCGGTCTGATCGCCCGTTCCTGTCGCGCGTGGCGGTCCGACGGATCGAATCGGGGGCCGGCCTCGAGGACGACGACTTCGAGACCGGCGTCGGCGAGTCGATCCGCCACGATTCCGCCCGCGGGCCCGGCGCCGATCACGCAGACGTCGGCGTCCGCGACGGGCGTTCGATCGACGTCCGCATCAGCGCTGCGTTCGGCGTCCCCATCGGTCCTCGACCCCGCCGACTGCGCGGGCGGCCGATCCCAGCTCACGCTCCCGGCCCCCGCTGGTAGCTGTCGAGGCCGCCCGCGTGGCCCTGCGGGTTCTCGATGCCGACCAGTTCGCCGCCCGCCGGCGAGGCGTACAGCGCCAGCAGCAGGTCGTTCACCACGTAGTAGCGGACCCGTTCGGCGGTCGTCCCGTCGGGATTTTCGTCGGCGTCGGCCGCGCCGATACCCCGCAGGGCGCGATCCCGGTCCTCGATCGACAGCGCCGCGAACGACTCGTCGAACCACACCGCCGCGTGCTCGTCCAGATCCGCGACGGCCTCGTCCAGCCCAGCCGCGTGCGTCGGGTCCTCGAGTCGGCCCTCGAGAAACGACTCGACGAACGTCGCCGTGCCGGTGACCTCGCTCGGGTAGACGACTTCGGCGGCTGCGACCAACACCTCGCGGATCCGATCGACGTCGAGCGGTTCGGCCCCGGGCGGGGCCACACAGCCCGACAGCGTCCCGCCGACGCCGAGCGCCCCCAGCGCGGCGACCGCGTCCCGTCTGGTCAGCTCCATGTGAGCGAATTAGGTGAACCTAAAACAAATACCCGTTGGAACGTGACGGGCACCGATCGGCGATCGTCGACGAACGGAAGCCAAAGCGAGTCAGGACTGCTCCAGCGGCTCGACCAGCGCCGGCTCGTCGACCGACGGATCGTTGACCGCCCGGGAGACCGGATACGCGCGCATCTCGTCGGCGGGGTGGGGCTCGAGGAGGTCGCTCGGATCGTCGGCCGTCAGCCACTCCCCCTCGGTGCCGGGCTCGAGGACGACCGCCATGCGGTGGTGGAGGTCCGCGACGAGGTCGTTCGGCTCGGTCGTAACGATAGAGAAGGTCTCGAGCGGGCCGTCGTCGCCCTCGTCCTCGACACCGCCGCCGAAGGCGTCGAGACCGGCCTGGGTCGTCGCGTCGTCGGGCTCCCAGCGCTCCCACAGCCCCGCCATCGCGAACACCCGATCGTCCGCGAAGGTGACCCGGTAGGGCTGTGTACCGTTCTCGGTCTCGACCCACTCGTAGAAGCCGTCGGCCGGGACGAGACATCGGCGTCGCTCGTAGGCCGCCCGGAACGTCGGCTTCTCGGCGACCGTCTCCGCCCGCGCGTTGATGAGCCCGCCGCTCTCGTCGTCGGCCCACGACGGCACCAGCCCCCACTCGAGGCGTCGGATCGCGTCCGGTTCCTCGTTGGTGATCACCGGCAGGCGCTGTCCCGGTGCCGCGTTGTACCGCGGTTCGAAGCCGTTCTGGTCAGGAAATCGGGCGTCGAACCGCTCCTCGAGCGCCGCCTGCTCGACCAGCAGCGTGTAGCGACCGCACATACCGGACGGACGGGCGCTTGGGATAAATCGTTGTCCGGTTCGTCGTTCGCGCCGTTGTCCGGTTCGTCGTTCCCTCGCGGGCCTCGAGCGCGGGAGGCGCTCGACTGACGACTACCGCCGATAGGGCGCTCGAGGCGGCCCGACAAATCGACGATCGTTCGCCGTCGGACGGTCCCCGATCGGGGCGGTATGGAGTCCATACTGCCGCCGAATCGGTCGGTAAGTGCCACGTTACGATATCCGATCCCCCTGCAGGTCACGACGGGGTCGCGATGACGGATCGATACGAAATGGTGGTGTGTCAAAGTGGCAAACTCGAACTTCGCGATCCGGAGGACCCCGGCTGCTGGCTGACGACCGACTCGCCAGCCGAAGTGACGCGGTAACCCGTCTCGCCTCCACGATTTCGCGGTACCGCTCATCATTTTTCGCGGCGGAAACTGGTTGCTCTCGAGCGCG
It encodes the following:
- a CDS encoding GMC family oxidoreductase, producing the protein MSWDRPPAQSAGSRTDGDAERSADADVDRTPVADADVCVIGAGPAGGIVADRLADAGLEVVVLEAGPRFDPSDRHARQERAIRPAYDRPAVWDGHPERDAYESSGARHYPLNYTRAKGVGGSTLHWQGMVMRLHEDDFNSASARGVGPDWPIDYEDLRPYYAEAERELGIAGADDNPFAPPREEPHPMPAFPPSYSDSLFAEACEELEIAMHSVPNARNSERYDGRSACVGYGTCEPVCPSGAKYDATVHVERAETKGATVIDRVPVQRLAHGPDAIDAAVYAAPDGEEHRQHADAFVVACGGVETPRLLLLSESSHYPDGLANSSGTVGKFFMEHLFAGTGGILDERTRLNHVGFLTSESHQFYDDADAEYAPFKLEFLNYGGPAALEMAPPAMALEGEDWGDDLLERLRTEYGNQIGVGALVEQLPREDSYIGLDPDRTDDRGNPVPDVHWTIDDRALRTLDRANEIQERVLGELGAEITWQVGPENAGPAFHHMGTTRMSDDPAESVVGPDLRTHDLENCWIASSSVFPTGGATNPTLTIAALALKAADHVLEVL
- a CDS encoding dolichyl-phosphate hexose transferase, which codes for MGTYNEAEAIGKVLSDVEEITDGKAEVVCVDGSSDRTPEIAREHGATVIEQEPQGYGVAVRAAVLEPDRPIVVTTDCDDTYPMEQLPEFLELINEGYDVVSGDRLYHGADAMPAFNRFGNHAFAAIASVLMGTRVHDTTTGMRAYRRDVVESIEWTENTGLSAELLIRPLMRGYDIREHPIEYRERAGETKLDPLRGGAEIAKSIVKVCLEERLRELPHEPTR
- a CDS encoding SOS response-associated peptidase, whose protein sequence is MCGRYTLLVEQAALEERFDARFPDQNGFEPRYNAAPGQRLPVITNEEPDAIRRLEWGLVPSWADDESGGLINARAETVAEKPTFRAAYERRRCLVPADGFYEWVETENGTQPYRVTFADDRVFAMAGLWERWEPDDATTQAGLDAFGGGVEDEGDDGPLETFSIVTTEPNDLVADLHHRMAVVLEPGTEGEWLTADDPSDLLEPHPADEMRAYPVSRAVNDPSVDEPALVEPLEQS
- a CDS encoding potassium channel family protein — encoded protein: MNFRRRHAWRVGNYLQAIKLAGSRWIMHYGTSPWRVVATSLLLIFVCAALYPLTGGIQEVGTETAVTYDIDDPTETPGPVLVRAFLKSLYFSVITFATLGYGDIQPVEGWARAIAGIETLLGSLLMALLVFVLTRSVHY
- a CDS encoding gluconate 2-dehydrogenase subunit 3 family protein, whose amino-acid sequence is MELTRRDAVAALGALGVGGTLSGCVAPPGAEPLDVDRIREVLVAAAEVVYPSEVTGTATFVESFLEGRLEDPTHAAGLDEAVADLDEHAAVWFDESFAALSIEDRDRALRGIGAADADENPDGTTAERVRYYVVNDLLLALYASPAGGELVGIENPQGHAGGLDSYQRGPGA